A single region of the bacterium genome encodes:
- a CDS encoding branched-chain amino acid ABC transporter permease, which yields MRGLPAVLLFAAGALLLGYGHLLNSYWMHILIIAMFYAILTASWSLLAGYAGLFSLGHVAFASVGAYSSALLVQWSGIPVPLGMATGVVLCGLVGAGIGAVCLRLTGPYLAIFTLAFSEIVRITVSTEDQVTRGMTGLHTVPLFNTASRLPYFYTVFGLLAGSLALMGLLVHSRWGLFLRAIREDEQAAAASGVAVARFRILVFAVASAFAGLAGTFFAHYIPVLTPDLGDLDRMALIVVMAVIGGMERIPTAVGGAIGVEFLEEYLRRFGIWRLEIFGIVLLLTMRFARNGLLTPLWQQFMRLGEVRRPVAAAESVVGEVGQGGSGE from the coding sequence GTGCGCGGCCTGCCCGCCGTTCTGCTTTTTGCCGCCGGGGCGCTGCTGCTCGGCTACGGCCATCTCCTCAACTCCTACTGGATGCACATCCTCATCATCGCCATGTTCTACGCGATCTTGACGGCGAGCTGGTCGCTGTTGGCAGGCTACGCCGGCTTGTTCTCGCTCGGCCACGTGGCGTTCGCATCGGTGGGCGCCTATTCGTCGGCCCTCCTGGTGCAGTGGTCGGGGATTCCGGTGCCGCTCGGGATGGCGACGGGCGTGGTCCTCTGCGGCCTCGTCGGGGCGGGCATCGGCGCGGTCTGCCTCCGGCTCACCGGCCCGTATCTCGCGATCTTTACGCTCGCGTTCTCGGAGATCGTCCGGATCACGGTGTCGACCGAGGACCAGGTCACGCGCGGCATGACCGGCCTGCACACCGTGCCGCTGTTCAACACGGCGTCGAGGCTGCCGTACTTCTACACGGTCTTCGGCCTGCTTGCCGGGTCGCTCGCCCTCATGGGGCTCCTGGTGCACTCGCGCTGGGGGTTGTTTCTCAGAGCGATCCGCGAGGACGAACAGGCCGCGGCGGCGTCGGGCGTGGCGGTCGCGCGTTTCCGCATTCTGGTCTTCGCGGTCGCGAGCGCGTTTGCCGGACTGGCCGGCACCTTCTTCGCGCACTACATCCCCGTGCTGACCCCGGACCTGGGGGATCTCGATCGGATGGCCCTCATCGTCGTGATGGCCGTCATCGGAGGCATGGAGCGCATTCCGACGGCCGTCGGCGGGGCCATCGGCGTGGAGTTCCTCGAGGAGTATCTGCGGCGGTTCGGGATCTGGCGGCTGGAGATCTTCGGCATCGTACTGCTCCTGACAATGCGCTTTGCCAGGAACGGTCTCTTGACCCCGCTGTGGCAGCAGTTCATGCGCCTCGGCGAGGTCCGGCGGCCCGTGGCCGCCGCGGAGTCCGTGGTCGGCGAAGTCGGACAGGGCGGGTCCGGCGAATGA
- the phnA gene encoding phosphonoacetate hydrolase, with amino-acid sequence MKTPVQVNGRVLSWPARPAVVVCFDGCDPSYIEAARAAGVIPFLDRMARDGFSAIAAAAMPSFTNPNNVSIVCGAPPAVHGVSGNYYLDRDTGREIMMTDATPLRAPTILACFSQAGAGVIAVTAKDKLRKALGKDLRGIAFSAEHAAAATEAEHGIAGVLDLVGRPEPDPYSADLSLFVLDAGIALLRARRPDLMYLSLSDFVQHKYAPGTPEANAFMRAVDERLGVLAALDATVGVVADHGMTDMALPDGRPNVLYLGDRLDETFGEGATRVICPITDPFVRHHGALGGFVRVHLMRPGVDRDAVLRHVRSLPGVGLALVREEACARFELPFDREGDVAVIGERGRAIGARAVDHDLSQLAGERLRSHGSLAEQPVPFFVSRRLSAEYADRARASLRNFDVFEYVLNGTH; translated from the coding sequence GTGAAGACGCCGGTGCAGGTCAACGGACGCGTGCTGTCTTGGCCGGCGCGGCCGGCGGTCGTCGTCTGCTTCGACGGCTGCGACCCGTCGTACATCGAGGCGGCGCGCGCCGCCGGGGTGATTCCGTTCCTCGACCGGATGGCGCGGGACGGCTTCTCGGCGATCGCGGCCGCGGCGATGCCGTCGTTCACCAACCCCAACAACGTGTCGATCGTGTGCGGGGCGCCGCCGGCCGTCCACGGCGTGTCCGGCAACTACTACCTCGACCGTGACACCGGCCGCGAGATCATGATGACGGACGCGACGCCGCTGCGCGCCCCGACGATTCTGGCGTGCTTCTCCCAGGCCGGCGCCGGGGTCATCGCGGTGACCGCCAAGGACAAGCTCCGCAAGGCGCTCGGCAAGGATCTTCGCGGCATCGCGTTTTCCGCGGAGCACGCCGCCGCGGCCACCGAGGCCGAGCACGGCATCGCCGGGGTGCTCGATCTCGTCGGCCGGCCGGAGCCGGACCCGTACAGCGCGGATCTCTCCCTGTTCGTGCTGGACGCCGGCATCGCGCTGCTGCGGGCGCGCCGGCCGGACCTCATGTACCTGTCGCTGTCGGATTTCGTCCAGCATAAGTACGCGCCGGGCACGCCGGAGGCCAACGCGTTCATGCGCGCGGTCGACGAGCGGCTCGGCGTGCTGGCCGCCCTGGACGCCACGGTGGGGGTCGTTGCCGATCACGGCATGACCGACATGGCGCTGCCGGACGGACGGCCCAACGTGCTGTACCTCGGCGACCGTCTGGACGAGACGTTCGGCGAGGGCGCGACGCGCGTCATCTGTCCGATCACCGACCCGTTCGTACGCCATCACGGCGCTCTCGGCGGCTTCGTGCGCGTGCATCTCATGCGGCCCGGCGTGGATCGCGACGCGGTGCTGCGCCACGTGCGGTCGCTGCCGGGAGTGGGCCTGGCGCTCGTTCGTGAGGAGGCCTGCGCGAGGTTCGAGCTGCCCTTCGATCGCGAGGGCGACGTCGCGGTCATCGGCGAGCGGGGCCGCGCGATCGGCGCGCGCGCCGTCGATCACGACCTCTCGCAGCTGGCGGGGGAGCGCCTCCGCTCGCACGGAAGCCTCGCCGAACAGCCGGTCCCGTTCTTCGTCTCGCGGCGCCTGTCTGCCGAGTATGCGGATCGGGCGCGCGCGTCGCTGCGCAACTTCGACGTCTTCGAGTACGTCCTGAACGGCACGCACTGA
- a CDS encoding aminotransferase class III-fold pyridoxal phosphate-dependent enzyme: protein MAVTKTTPATQATAQLTREHVLIPWEAQSGPGPLAIDHAKGCYLYTADGERILDFCSGLINVNAGHSHPKIIAGIQRQAERLTFVNPSFSTEPRARLAEKLSRIAPNQAYPKVFFTNGGADANENAVKMARMYTGRQKVLVSYRGYHGATYGAITLSGDPRRWPVEPGIPGVTRFLTPYPYRSPFAVPAERETAAALEHLETVLMYEGPDSFAAILIEAMIGGSGLVIYPEGYLKGVREICDRYGIALIFDEVMTGFGRTGEWFACEHWHALPDMISFAKGVTSGYVPLGGVLVNEKVSRHFDDHVLWAGLTYSGHPLACAAGIANLEVFEEERLVERARRMGEVLGPKLRKMAERHPKVGDVRGLGLFWGLELVKDRASKEPLEPFAKRGAGPSPMKSLVAAARKRGANIMGRYNVFLAAPPLVVSEEEIEAGVQAIDGALTDIGA from the coding sequence ATGGCGGTCACCAAGACTACGCCTGCGACGCAGGCAACCGCACAGCTGACCAGAGAGCACGTCTTGATCCCGTGGGAGGCGCAGAGCGGGCCGGGACCTCTTGCCATCGACCACGCGAAGGGGTGCTATCTCTACACCGCGGACGGCGAGCGGATCCTCGACTTCTGCTCCGGCCTGATCAACGTCAACGCGGGGCACAGTCACCCCAAGATCATCGCGGGCATCCAGCGGCAGGCCGAGCGTCTCACGTTCGTCAATCCCAGCTTCTCGACGGAGCCGCGCGCACGCCTCGCCGAGAAGCTGTCGCGCATCGCCCCCAACCAGGCGTATCCCAAGGTCTTCTTCACGAACGGCGGCGCCGACGCCAACGAGAACGCCGTCAAGATGGCGCGGATGTACACCGGGCGCCAGAAGGTGCTCGTCTCCTACCGCGGCTATCACGGCGCGACCTACGGCGCCATCACGCTGAGCGGCGACCCGCGGCGGTGGCCGGTCGAGCCGGGCATCCCCGGCGTGACGCGCTTCCTCACGCCCTACCCCTACCGGAGCCCGTTTGCGGTGCCGGCGGAGCGCGAGACGGCCGCGGCGCTCGAACACCTCGAGACGGTGCTGATGTACGAAGGGCCGGACAGCTTTGCCGCGATCTTGATCGAGGCGATGATCGGCGGCAGCGGTCTCGTGATCTACCCGGAGGGCTACCTCAAAGGCGTGCGGGAGATCTGCGACCGCTACGGCATCGCGCTGATTTTCGACGAGGTGATGACGGGATTCGGCCGGACCGGCGAGTGGTTCGCGTGCGAGCACTGGCACGCGCTGCCGGACATGATCTCGTTCGCGAAGGGCGTCACCTCCGGGTACGTGCCGCTCGGCGGCGTGCTGGTGAACGAAAAGGTCTCGCGCCACTTCGACGACCATGTGCTGTGGGCCGGCCTGACCTACTCGGGCCACCCGCTCGCGTGCGCGGCCGGCATCGCCAACCTCGAGGTGTTCGAAGAGGAGCGCTTGGTGGAGCGGGCGCGCCGGATGGGCGAAGTACTCGGTCCGAAGCTGCGCAAGATGGCGGAGCGGCACCCGAAGGTCGGCGACGTGCGCGGCCTGGGCCTGTTCTGGGGGCTCGAGCTGGTCAAGGACCGCGCCTCCAAGGAGCCGCTCGAGCCGTTCGCCAAGCGCGGCGCGGGGCCCAGCCCGATGAAGTCGCTCGTGGCCGCGGCCCGCAAGCGCGGCGCCAATATCATGGGCCGCTACAACGTGTTCCTCGCGGCGCCGCCGCTGGTGGTCTCCGAAGAGGAAATCGAAGCCGGCGTGCAGGCGATCGACGGCGCGCTGACGGACATCGGTGCATAA
- a CDS encoding ABC transporter substrate-binding protein, translating into MRISRRGAFTGLAVLALAGLLLVPIQMSWSAAEPIKIGEVGPLSPPGGYEDGKLMLDAALMAQDEINKAGGVLGRPIKIVEADTRGKPEEGTAGAERLTAQEHVAAIFGEFHSGVFLAEMEVAHKTGTPIVAVDVWANKITAKGYPEVFRVAPCQAIIANRYGDWIAAAGFKNVLLLYEKTDGGEGHRDVLVENFKKHGIHYDVVGADLNQTEFTAQLQRILAHNPPYDFLAVAISEDAGAFAVVNQAKSLGLAPSAHTGTYNSGGPATTEAFWKNVREAGVGLITENPGLPKAKWNAKTKAFVAAFEARFKSGTTPQSMESYDAAYIVVDAIKRAGSTDPKAIIHALETSKWSGTRGAYAFSTSHSPDWAYHQYVDAPLYLLQYDKVGQKPEDAPVIWPRSLATVPYTYKKPAQ; encoded by the coding sequence ATGAGGATCTCGAGACGTGGGGCGTTTACCGGTCTCGCCGTGCTGGCACTGGCAGGACTCTTGCTCGTGCCGATCCAGATGAGCTGGAGCGCGGCTGAGCCGATCAAGATCGGGGAAGTCGGACCGCTGTCGCCGCCCGGAGGCTACGAGGACGGCAAGCTGATGTTGGACGCGGCGCTGATGGCCCAAGACGAGATCAACAAGGCCGGTGGAGTACTCGGCCGGCCGATCAAGATCGTTGAGGCCGACACTCGCGGGAAGCCGGAAGAGGGCACCGCGGGCGCCGAGCGGCTGACGGCGCAGGAGCACGTCGCCGCCATCTTCGGCGAGTTCCACAGCGGTGTGTTCCTTGCCGAGATGGAGGTCGCGCACAAGACCGGCACGCCGATCGTCGCGGTCGACGTCTGGGCCAACAAGATCACGGCCAAGGGCTACCCCGAGGTCTTCCGGGTCGCGCCGTGCCAGGCGATCATCGCGAACCGCTACGGCGACTGGATCGCCGCCGCGGGGTTCAAGAACGTCCTCTTGCTGTACGAGAAGACGGACGGCGGCGAGGGCCACCGCGACGTGCTGGTCGAGAATTTCAAGAAGCACGGGATCCACTACGATGTCGTCGGTGCGGACCTTAACCAGACGGAGTTCACGGCACAGCTGCAGCGCATCCTGGCGCACAATCCGCCTTATGATTTTCTCGCCGTCGCGATCAGCGAGGACGCGGGCGCGTTCGCGGTGGTGAACCAGGCGAAGAGCCTCGGGCTCGCCCCGAGCGCGCACACCGGCACATACAACTCCGGCGGCCCGGCGACCACCGAGGCCTTCTGGAAGAACGTAAGGGAGGCCGGCGTCGGCCTGATCACCGAGAACCCCGGCCTGCCGAAGGCCAAGTGGAACGCCAAGACCAAGGCGTTCGTGGCCGCGTTCGAAGCCCGCTTCAAGTCCGGGACCACGCCGCAATCCATGGAGAGCTATGATGCGGCGTACATCGTGGTCGATGCGATCAAGCGCGCCGGCAGCACCGATCCCAAGGCGATTATCCACGCGCTCGAGACGTCGAAGTGGAGCGGCACGCGCGGCGCCTACGCGTTCTCGACCAGCCACAGCCCGGACTGGGCCTATCACCAGTACGTCGACGCGCCGCTCTACCTGCTTCAGTACGACAAGGTCGGACAGAAGCCCGAGGACGCCCCGGTGATCTGGCCGCGGAGCCTCGCGACCGTGCCGTACACCTACAAGAAGCCGGCGCAGTGA
- a CDS encoding branched-chain amino acid ABC transporter permease produces MDYFLIQATNGLVIGIIYALVAVGVTLIFSILKIVNFAHGDLYMLGGYTAYYAITLAGVPPFAAMFIAMAAIFTLGVVLERLLLTPLYSERTERKDEYGILVTFGLAFFLRNAAIIAFGVFPLRPPSFVAGVHRIGALVVTNDRLVAGVVGLLLIFALLYFMNGTIWGQALDAVSQSRDSASIVGINPHRFNTLAYAVGAALAAAAGALIGPIFSLSPDMGVLPNVQSYVIVILGGMGSVAGSVLAGITLGEAQALFTAFLPDVTRALSYSNAFSVFVLMVVLMFRPTGFFGRRHLRMD; encoded by the coding sequence ATGGATTATTTTCTGATCCAGGCTACCAACGGTCTCGTCATCGGCATCATCTACGCGCTGGTGGCCGTCGGCGTTACGCTGATCTTTTCCATCCTGAAGATCGTCAACTTCGCACACGGCGATCTCTACATGCTGGGCGGCTATACGGCGTACTACGCGATCACCCTGGCGGGCGTCCCGCCGTTCGCCGCCATGTTCATCGCGATGGCGGCCATCTTCACCCTGGGCGTCGTGCTGGAGCGGCTGCTGCTGACCCCGTTGTACAGCGAGCGAACGGAGCGCAAGGACGAGTACGGCATCCTCGTCACGTTCGGCCTGGCGTTCTTCCTGCGCAACGCGGCGATCATCGCCTTCGGCGTGTTCCCCCTCCGGCCGCCGTCGTTTGTGGCCGGTGTTCACCGGATCGGCGCCCTCGTCGTGACGAATGACCGGCTGGTCGCCGGCGTCGTCGGCCTGCTGCTGATCTTCGCGCTCCTCTACTTCATGAACGGTACGATCTGGGGGCAGGCCCTTGACGCGGTCAGCCAGTCGCGCGACTCGGCCTCGATCGTCGGCATCAACCCGCACCGGTTCAACACGCTGGCGTACGCGGTCGGCGCGGCGCTCGCCGCCGCCGCGGGGGCGCTGATCGGCCCCATCTTCTCGCTGTCGCCGGACATGGGCGTCCTGCCCAACGTCCAGTCGTACGTGATCGTGATCCTCGGCGGCATGGGGTCGGTCGCCGGCAGCGTGCTCGCCGGCATCACGCTCGGCGAAGCCCAGGCGCTGTTTACGGCGTTCCTGCCCGACGTCACGCGCGCGCTGTCGTACTCCAACGCGTTCTCCGTGTTCGTGCTGATGGTGGTGCTGATGTTCCGGCCGACGGGGTTCTTTGGCCGGCGCCACCTCCGCATGGACTAG